In the Paenibacillus pabuli genome, one interval contains:
- the miaB gene encoding tRNA (N6-isopentenyl adenosine(37)-C2)-methylthiotransferase MiaB, which yields MAKDSKKDYSQYFDFSDAKVISQDEFSKKIRIRGREINIKSEPNHRQEKQRGKEDVQVLYENAVPDELKTIGKGKHYIVYTYGCQMNEHDSETIKGLLESMGYQATEDRKEADIILLNTCAIRENAEDKVFGELGHLKTLKTERPGLLLGVCGCMSQEEGVVNRIMQKHGFVDMIFGTHNVHRLPHLIQEALFSKEMVVEVWSKEGDIIENLPKKREGMRGWVNIMYGCDKFCTYCIVPFTRGKERSRRPEDVIAEVRDLARQGFKEITLLGQNVNAYGKDFTDLKYTFGDLMDEIRKIDIPRVRFTTSHPRDFDDRLIEVLAKGGNLVEHIHLPVQSGSTEVLKRMSRKYSREHYLQLADKIKTAIPNVVLTTDIIVGFPGETDEQFEDTLSLVREVGYDFAYTFIYSPREGTPAAVMEDNVPMEVKKERLKRLNETINEYSHRSNEQQRGKIVEVLVEGESKRNSNVLAGRTRSNKLVHFEGPKELIGTFVNVEITDPMTFYIRGNLLTEPVAANQ from the coding sequence ATGGCTAAAGACTCAAAAAAGGATTACTCCCAGTATTTTGATTTCTCCGATGCCAAAGTAATTTCGCAAGATGAATTCAGCAAAAAGATTCGAATTCGGGGCCGTGAGATCAACATCAAGTCGGAGCCTAATCATCGTCAGGAGAAACAACGGGGCAAGGAAGACGTTCAGGTGCTCTATGAGAACGCAGTACCGGACGAACTAAAAACGATCGGTAAAGGCAAGCACTATATCGTATATACGTACGGCTGTCAGATGAACGAGCATGATTCGGAGACGATAAAGGGACTTCTTGAATCCATGGGTTATCAGGCAACCGAGGACCGCAAAGAAGCGGACATTATATTGCTGAACACATGCGCCATCCGGGAAAATGCAGAAGATAAGGTGTTTGGTGAGCTGGGTCACCTCAAAACGCTGAAGACGGAGCGTCCAGGACTGCTTCTCGGCGTATGCGGGTGCATGTCCCAGGAAGAAGGTGTCGTGAACCGGATCATGCAGAAGCATGGCTTCGTGGACATGATCTTTGGAACACATAACGTTCACCGGCTGCCTCATTTGATTCAGGAAGCACTCTTCAGCAAGGAAATGGTTGTTGAGGTATGGTCCAAGGAAGGCGACATTATCGAGAACCTGCCGAAGAAACGTGAAGGCATGCGCGGCTGGGTGAATATCATGTATGGCTGTGACAAATTCTGTACATATTGCATCGTTCCGTTTACGCGGGGCAAGGAGCGCAGTCGCAGACCGGAAGATGTGATCGCCGAGGTTCGTGATCTGGCAAGGCAGGGATTCAAGGAAATCACGTTGCTTGGACAGAATGTTAATGCTTATGGCAAGGATTTCACAGATCTGAAATACACCTTCGGCGACCTGATGGACGAAATTCGCAAAATTGACATTCCACGTGTACGGTTTACAACCAGTCACCCACGAGATTTCGATGATCGACTGATCGAGGTGCTTGCCAAAGGTGGAAACCTGGTGGAACACATCCACCTGCCAGTACAGTCTGGCAGCACAGAAGTGCTGAAGCGCATGAGTCGTAAGTACAGCCGTGAACACTATCTCCAGCTGGCGGATAAAATTAAAACTGCTATCCCTAATGTTGTTCTGACCACGGACATTATCGTTGGTTTCCCGGGTGAGACAGATGAACAGTTCGAAGATACGTTGTCACTGGTGCGTGAAGTGGGATATGACTTTGCCTACACATTTATCTACTCCCCGCGTGAAGGTACGCCTGCCGCGGTGATGGAGGATAACGTGCCGATGGAAGTGAAGAAGGAACGCTTGAAACGCCTAAACGAAACCATCAACGAATACAGCCACAGAAGCAATGAACAGCAGCGTGGCAAGATTGTTGAAGTGCTCGTCGAGGGTGAGAGCAAGCGGAATTCCAACGTCCTTGCAGGACGTACACGCAGTAATAAGCTGGTGCATTTCGAAGGACCCAAAGAATTGATCGGTACATTTGTGAACGTGGAAATTACCGATCCGATGACTTTTTATATCCGTGGCAACCTGCTCACCGAGCCGGTAGCCGCCAATCAGTAA
- the pduL gene encoding phosphate propanoyltransferase has protein sequence MSKTVPVGVSARHIHVSQEHVEILFGKGYELTEFKPLSQPGQFAANETVAVIGSKGQFDKVRILGPVRPETQLEISMTDSFAIGVKAPVRESGSIEGTPGITIKGPAGEVTIDKGVIVAARHIHFHTSDAAKWGIEDKQMLKVRLGGDRGLVLENVLARVSDSFALDMHIDTDEANAAGARNGDTAEIID, from the coding sequence ATGAGTAAAACAGTACCTGTGGGCGTATCTGCCCGTCACATTCATGTATCCCAAGAGCACGTTGAAATTTTGTTTGGTAAAGGCTACGAATTGACTGAGTTTAAACCTCTGTCCCAACCTGGTCAATTTGCTGCGAACGAAACAGTAGCAGTAATCGGTTCCAAAGGACAGTTTGATAAAGTGCGTATCCTTGGACCTGTGCGTCCTGAAACACAACTGGAAATCTCAATGACTGATTCTTTCGCCATTGGCGTTAAGGCACCTGTGCGCGAGTCTGGAAGCATTGAAGGTACACCCGGCATCACGATCAAAGGACCAGCTGGTGAAGTTACGATCGATAAAGGTGTTATCGTTGCTGCCCGTCATATCCACTTCCACACTTCCGATGCTGCTAAATGGGGTATCGAGGACAAACAAATGTTGAAAGTTCGCCTCGGTGGAGATCGTGGTCTTGTACTTGAAAATGTACTGGCTCGTGTTTCCGACTCCTTCGCACTGGACATGCATATCGACACAGATGAAGCTAATGCTGCAGGCGCGCGTAACGGCGACACTGCTGAAATCATCGACTAA
- a CDS encoding dipeptidase, which yields MAKWHVADFHCDALSKMLLQSALSFEDGSTLDVNRERMKQGNVELQAFAIYLPEVLGRGKFEHVVGQLEVYRTRVEKTQERPEGVQKLLWREQVSEIGQTINPWGLLTLEGVDGLEGNLFYLELCYQMGVRIVGLTWNYANWAADGVLEKRGAGLTERGRELVRLCNRIGMLLDVSHLTEKGFWELAELSERPFIASHSNSYTVCRNVRNLKDDQIRAIIARDGRIGLTFVPWFVKQEGEVKIEHLLPHIEQICSLGGEQHLMMGSDFDGIPTYIQGLEHTGQYPRLIETLLQHYDEKLVRGWMWDNAMSYLGNHLPKGNLK from the coding sequence ATGGCCAAGTGGCACGTAGCCGATTTTCACTGTGATGCGCTCAGCAAGATGTTGTTGCAATCTGCCCTGTCCTTCGAGGATGGTTCAACACTGGATGTCAATCGGGAGCGGATGAAGCAAGGGAATGTAGAGCTGCAGGCATTTGCCATATACTTGCCAGAAGTGCTTGGCAGGGGCAAATTTGAACATGTCGTTGGTCAACTGGAAGTCTATCGCACACGTGTGGAGAAAACCCAGGAACGGCCTGAGGGTGTACAAAAGCTATTATGGCGGGAGCAGGTTAGTGAGATCGGCCAAACGATTAATCCTTGGGGTCTGTTGACGCTGGAGGGTGTAGACGGACTCGAGGGGAACCTGTTTTATCTAGAGCTTTGTTACCAAATGGGGGTACGGATCGTAGGGCTAACCTGGAATTATGCCAATTGGGCAGCTGACGGCGTGTTGGAGAAGCGCGGAGCCGGACTGACCGAGAGAGGCAGGGAGCTGGTTCGTCTTTGTAATCGGATTGGTATGCTGCTGGATGTGTCACATCTGACGGAGAAGGGGTTCTGGGAGCTTGCAGAGCTGAGTGAGCGTCCATTTATTGCTTCCCATTCCAACAGCTATACGGTTTGTCGGAATGTGCGTAATCTGAAGGATGACCAGATCCGGGCTATCATTGCACGGGATGGGCGAATCGGACTGACGTTTGTTCCCTGGTTTGTGAAGCAGGAGGGCGAGGTTAAAATCGAACATTTGCTGCCTCATATCGAACAGATCTGTTCGCTTGGCGGGGAGCAGCACCTGATGATGGGCTCCGATTTTGATGGAATACCCACGTACATTCAAGGTCTTGAACACACGGGCCAATATCCGAGGTTAATTGAAACGCTACTCCAACACTACGACGAAAAGTTGGTACGCGGCTGGATGTGGGATAATGCCATGAGTTATCTGGGCAATCATCTGCCTAAGGGGAATTTGAAATAA
- a CDS encoding stage V sporulation protein S yields MEVLKVSAKSNPNSVAGALAGVLRERGNAELQAIGAGALNQAIKAVAIARGFVAPSGVDLICIPAFTDIVIDGEDRTAIKLIVEPR; encoded by the coding sequence ATGGAAGTATTAAAAGTTTCAGCAAAGTCCAATCCTAATTCCGTAGCCGGCGCACTTGCAGGAGTTCTTCGTGAACGTGGAAATGCTGAACTGCAGGCCATTGGAGCGGGAGCACTGAACCAAGCCATTAAAGCGGTAGCGATAGCCCGGGGATTTGTAGCACCAAGCGGAGTTGACTTGATTTGTATTCCAGCTTTTACAGACATTGTGATAGACGGTGAGGACCGAACGGCCATTAAGCTGATTGTGGAGCCCAGATAA
- a CDS encoding TIGR00282 family metallophosphoesterase — translation MKVLFIGDIVGNVGRKALKENLPYLKTKYKPHVVIVNGENAAAGRGITGAIANEFFNWGVHGITLGNHTWDNKDIFDFIDDEPRMIRPANFPAGTPGRGYTVVKGEGKELAIVNLQGRTFLPALDCPFRVADEIVDELRQDHKCILVDMHAEATSEKIAMGWHLDGRASLVVGTHTHVQSNDDRILPGGTAYLTDAGMVGPRDGILGMEREAVLRKFYTQLPVRFVVDDGKWHFHGVFVEIDESTGAATKIEKIRLMEDEWRME, via the coding sequence ATGAAAGTACTGTTTATCGGTGATATTGTGGGTAACGTAGGACGTAAGGCTTTGAAGGAGAACTTGCCGTACCTGAAAACGAAATATAAACCACATGTGGTTATTGTAAATGGAGAAAATGCAGCAGCTGGCCGTGGAATCACGGGGGCTATTGCCAATGAATTTTTCAACTGGGGTGTGCACGGGATTACGCTTGGCAACCATACATGGGACAATAAGGACATTTTTGATTTTATAGATGACGAACCACGGATGATCCGACCTGCCAACTTTCCAGCAGGAACACCAGGCAGAGGATACACGGTGGTCAAAGGTGAAGGCAAGGAGCTAGCCATCGTTAATTTGCAGGGTCGTACGTTTTTGCCAGCACTCGATTGCCCGTTCCGCGTTGCGGATGAGATTGTGGATGAGCTGCGCCAGGATCACAAATGTATATTGGTCGATATGCATGCCGAGGCGACTTCAGAGAAAATTGCCATGGGCTGGCATCTGGATGGGCGTGCATCACTGGTCGTAGGTACACATACGCATGTACAAAGTAATGATGACCGTATTTTACCTGGTGGAACAGCATACTTAACGGATGCGGGCATGGTTGGACCGCGTGATGGTATCCTGGGAATGGAGCGTGAAGCGGTACTGCGAAAATTCTATACCCAGTTGCCGGTACGCTTTGTAGTGGATGACGGCAAGTGGCATTTCCACGGTGTTTTCGTTGAAATTGATGAGTCCACAGGTGCAGCAACCAAAATTGAAAAAATCCGTCTGATGGAAGACGAGTGGCGCATGGAATAG
- the rny gene encoding ribonuclease Y — protein sequence MNPAITIVLVVAALVIGFGVGYFIRKSLAEAKISSAEQAAVQIVENAKKEAEAQKKETVLEAKDEIHRIRAEAEKDTRERRNEIQRQERRLLQKEESLDKKMESLERKEEQVANKEKRIDETQQQIEMIYKNQVTELERISNLTMEDARSIILSNVEQEVRHETAQMIKDIEQQAKEEADKKSREIITLAIQRCAADHVAETTVSVVTLPNEEMKGRIIGREGRNIRALETLTGIDLIIDDTPEAVILSGFDPIRREIARTALEKLVADGRIHPARIEEMVEKSRKEVDERIREYGEQATFEVGVHGLHPDLIKILGRLKFRTSYGQNVLKHSMEVAYLAGLMAGELGEDVTLARRAGLLHDIGKALDHEVEGSHVEIGVELAKKYKEHPVVINSIASHHGDCEATSVIAMLVGAADALSAARPGARRETLETYIKRLEKLEEISESFEGVEKSYAIQAGREVRVMVQPEKIDDAEAFRLARDITKMIENELDYPGHIKVTVIRETRAVEYAK from the coding sequence ATGAATCCTGCAATCACGATCGTTCTCGTTGTGGCCGCGCTCGTTATTGGGTTCGGAGTCGGATATTTTATTCGCAAATCTCTTGCAGAGGCTAAAATCTCCAGTGCGGAACAAGCTGCCGTACAGATCGTTGAGAACGCGAAGAAAGAGGCAGAAGCACAGAAAAAAGAGACGGTGCTGGAAGCGAAGGATGAAATTCATCGCATTCGGGCCGAAGCTGAAAAAGACACTCGTGAACGTCGTAATGAAATTCAACGACAAGAAAGACGATTGTTGCAAAAAGAAGAGTCGCTGGATAAAAAGATGGAGTCACTCGAACGTAAAGAAGAGCAAGTGGCCAACAAAGAGAAACGAATTGATGAGACACAGCAGCAGATCGAAATGATCTACAAAAATCAGGTGACGGAGCTGGAGCGTATATCCAACCTCACCATGGAAGATGCACGCAGTATCATACTGTCCAACGTAGAACAGGAAGTTCGTCATGAGACGGCTCAAATGATCAAGGACATTGAACAGCAGGCGAAGGAAGAGGCGGACAAAAAATCCCGCGAAATTATTACCCTTGCCATTCAGCGTTGTGCAGCTGACCATGTGGCAGAGACAACGGTATCGGTTGTAACCTTGCCTAATGAAGAAATGAAAGGCCGTATTATCGGTCGTGAAGGACGTAACATCCGCGCGCTTGAAACCCTTACGGGGATTGACCTTATTATCGATGATACGCCAGAAGCAGTTATTCTGTCGGGCTTTGACCCGATCCGTCGTGAGATTGCCCGTACTGCCCTCGAGAAATTGGTGGCTGACGGACGCATTCACCCGGCACGCATTGAAGAGATGGTGGAGAAATCCCGCAAAGAAGTGGACGAGCGCATCCGTGAATACGGTGAGCAAGCTACCTTTGAAGTGGGTGTACATGGTCTGCATCCAGATCTGATCAAAATACTGGGCCGGTTGAAGTTCCGTACAAGCTACGGTCAGAACGTCTTGAAGCATTCGATGGAAGTCGCTTATCTGGCTGGACTGATGGCTGGCGAACTCGGAGAAGATGTTACACTTGCAAGACGTGCAGGTCTATTGCATGACATCGGTAAAGCGCTGGATCACGAAGTGGAAGGATCACACGTTGAAATCGGCGTGGAGCTGGCGAAGAAATACAAAGAACATCCGGTAGTAATCAACAGTATCGCGTCCCATCACGGGGATTGCGAAGCCACTTCGGTCATTGCCATGCTGGTTGGCGCAGCAGATGCGCTGTCTGCAGCAAGACCGGGTGCACGCCGCGAAACACTGGAAACGTATATCAAACGACTGGAGAAGCTGGAAGAGATTTCGGAATCGTTCGAAGGTGTCGAGAAATCGTATGCCATTCAAGCTGGACGCGAAGTTCGCGTTATGGTGCAGCCTGAGAAAATCGACGATGCGGAAGCATTCCGTCTCGCACGTGACATCACCAAGATGATCGAGAATGAACTCGATTATCCGGGTCATATCAAAGTCACCGTCATCCGGGAAACCAGGGCGGTTGAATACGCTAAATAG